From a single Miscanthus floridulus cultivar M001 chromosome 8, ASM1932011v1, whole genome shotgun sequence genomic region:
- the LOC136471219 gene encoding very-long-chain aldehyde decarbonylase GL1-2-like — MAAPLSSWPWASLGNYKYAVLGPLAWKVVQEWREQGALPLALGSWWLHLLLLFVARGLTYQFWFTYGNMLFFTRRRRVVADGVDFRQIDAEWDWDNFLVLQTLIGATVVNSPLLPGLRQLCLWDARGWAVALLLHVGFSEPVFYLAHRALHGAPLFGRYHAAHHSSGVTQPLTAGFGTPLEVLLLTLVMGAPLAGAFLVGAGSIGLVYVHALAFDYLRAMGYSNVEVVSPRVFEAFPLLRYILYTPSYLSLHHRERRGNFCLFMPALDWLGGTLDERAWSLQRAAYDGAPGGGALGTPGFVFLAHVVDIMSSMHVPFTLRSLSARPFANHFFLLPFWPLAFFFMLLMWCCSKTFVVSFYCLRGQLHQTWSVPRYGFQYFLPAAKKGINKQIELAILRADRMGVKVLSLAALNKNEALNGGGILFVNKHPDLRVRVVHGNTLTAAVILNEIPSNVKEVFMTGATSKLGRAIALYLCRKKIRVLMLTMSSERFVKIQRESPPEYQQYLMQVTKYQAAQNCKTWIVGKWLSPREQRWAPSGTHFHQFVVPPIIGFRRDCTYGKLAAMRLPKDVQGLGSCEYTMERGVVHACHAGGVVHFLEGWDHHEVGAIDVDRIDVVWNAALKHGLAPV; from the exons ATGGCTGCTCCCCTCTCTTCCTGGCCATGGGCAAGCCTCGGCAACTACAAG TACGCGGTGCTGGGGCCTCTGGCGTGGAAGGTGGTGCAAGAATGGCGGGAGCAGGGGGCCCTGCCGCTGGCGCTGGGCTCCTGGTGGCTGCACCTGCTGCTACTGTTCGTGGCGCGGGGGCTCACCTACCAGTTCTGGTTCACCTACGGCAACATGCTCTTCttcacccgccgccgccgcgtcgtcgCCGACGGCGTCGACTTCCGGCAGATCGACGCCGAGTGGGACTG GGACAACTTTCTGGTGCTGCAAACGCTGATTGGGGCCACGGTGGTCAACAGCCCACTGCTCCCGGGCCTGCGGCAGCTCTGCCTGTGGGACGCCCGCGGGTGGGCCGTCGCCCTGCTGCTGCATGTGGGCTTCTCAGAGCCGGTCTTCTACCTGGCCCACCGGGCCCTCCACGGGGCCCCGCTCTTCGGCCGCTACCACGCCGCGCACCACTCCTCGGGAGTCACTCAGCCGTTGACAg CCGGGTTCGGTACGCCGCTGGAGGTGCTGCTGCTGACCCTGGTGATGGGGGCCCCGCTGGCAGGGGCCTTCCTGGTGGGGGCCGGGTCCATAGGCCTGGTCTACGTGCACGCCCTCGCGTTCGACTACCTCCGCGCCATGGGCTACAGCAACGTCGAGGTCGTGTCGCCCAGGGTCTTCGAAGCGTTCCCGCTGCTCAGATACATCCTCTACACACCTTC GTACCTGAGCCTGCACCACCGTGAGCGGCGCGGCAACTTCTGCCTGTTCATGCCGGCGCTGGACTGGCTGGGCGGGACGCTGGACGAGCGCGCGTGGTCGCTGCAGCGCGCGGCCTACGACGGCGCGCCGGGCGGCGGCGCGCTGGGCACGCCGGGGTTCGTGTTCCTGGCGCACGTGGTGGACATCATGTCGTCGATGCACGTGCCGTTCACGCTGCGGTCGCTGAGCGCCAGGCCGTTCGCCAACCACTTCTTCCTGCTCCCGTTCTGGCCGCTGGCCTTCTTCTTCATGCTCCTCATGTGGTGCTGCTCCAAGACCTTCGTCGTCAGCTTCTACTGCCTCCGTGGCCAGCTCCACCAGACCTGGTCCGTGCCCCGCTACGGCTTCCAG TACTTCCTGCCGGCGGCGAAGAAGGGCATCAACAAGCAGATCGAGCTGGCCATCCTGCGGGCCGACAGGATGGGCGTCAAGGTGCTCAGCCTCGCCGCGCTCAACAAG AACGAGGCGCTGAACGGAGGCGGCATCCTGTTCGTGAACAAGCACCCGGACCTGCGCGTGAGGGTGGTGCACGGCAACACGCTGACGGCGGCCGTGATCCTGAACGAGATCCCCAGCAACGTGAAGGAAGTGTTCATGACCGGCGCCACCTCCAAGCTCGGCAGGGCCATCGCGCTCTACCTCTGCAGGAAGAAGATCAGAGTCCTG ATGCTCACGATGTCGTCGGAGAGGTTCGTGAAGATCCAGAGGGAGTCGCCGCCGGAGTACCAGCAGTACCTCATGCAGGTGACCAAGTACCAGGCCGCACAGAACTGCAAG ACGTGGATCGTTGGCAAGTGGCTGTCGCCGCGTGAGCAGCGGTGGGCTCCGTCGGGGACGCACTTCCACCAGTTCGTGGTGCCGCCCATCATCGGCTTCCGGCGGGACTGCACCTACGGCAAGCTGGCCGCCATGAGGCTGCCCAAGGACGTGCAGGGCCTGGGCTCCTGCGAGTACACGATGGAGCGCGGGGTGGTGCACGCGTGCCACGCCGGCGGCGTCGTGCACTTCCTCGAAGGCTGGGACCACCACGAGGTGGGCGCCATCGACGTCGACCGGATCGACGTCGTCTGGAACGCCGCGCTCAAGCACGGGCTGGCGCCGGTGTGA
- the LOC136468626 gene encoding uncharacterized protein, with translation MARTHDSSSVGGGEGSRGRRVVDPRGGLAPREALGGGGSREDRVRACVLSRERNEDDDDEAVAVAEERDIYTRPRPESPPKFHTPLLRATAAARPAAAPRGPTTAPPKLTRQRKLRHVDVGSVDVEPGDLGIDDDVSDRSSSSSSPPQQRGRSSASEAIGIAVGTPISRSASSWEGGAQPPRSASSPVLHPLPLPSPRLPDPLGIADGWGDRTTLAARNIKGANLLVDVQGVVKLADFGMAKHLSTAAPNLSLKGTPYWMAPEMVQATLLKDVGYDLAVDIWSLGCTIIEMFDGKPPWSDLEGAYDICPIVISGSLTNQNYWCFWKHRSST, from the exons ATGGCACGCACGCACGATTCCTCCTCGGTGGGGGGCGGCGAGGGATCTCGAGGCCGCAGGGTGGTGGATCCACGGGGGGGGCTGGCGCCGCGCGAGGCTTTAGGCGGTGGGGGATCGCGCGAGGACCGCGTGCGCGCGTGCGTGCTTTCCCGTGAGCgaaacgaggacgacgacgatgaagcGGTGGCCGTTGCGGAGGAGCGCGATATTTATACA CGGCCTCGCCCCGAATCCCCGCCCAAATTTCATACGCCGCTGCTgcgcgccaccgccgctgctcgccccgccgccgccccgcgcGGCCCCACCACCGCGCCGCCCAAGCTCACGCGCCAGCGGAAGCTGCGCCACGTCGATGTTGGCAGCGTCGACGTCGAGCCCGGGGACCTCGGCATCGACGACGACGTCTCCGacaggtcctcctcctcctcctccccgccgCAGCAGAGGGGCCGCTCCTCCGCCTCCGAGGCCATCGGGATCGCGGTCGGCACCCCCATCTCCAGGTCCGCCAGCTCCTGGGAGGGCGGCGCGCAGCCGCCCAGGTCCGCGTCCTCGCCCGTCCTGCACCCGCTGCCGCTGCCCTCGCCCAGGCTGCCGGACCCGCTCGGGATCGCCGATGGGTGGGGCGACAGGACGACGCTCGCGGCCAG GAATATCAAAGGAGCAAATCTGCTAGTTGATGTTCAGGGTGTAGTCAAATTGGCTGACTTTGGAATGGCCAAGCAT TTAAGTACTGCAGCCCCTAATCTTTCACTGAAGGGAACACCATACTGGATGGCCCCAGAG ATGGTTCAAGCTACACTATTGAAAGATGTAGGCTATGATCTCGCTGTTGATATATGGAGTCTCGGCTGCACCATCATAGAGATGTTCGATGGAAAGCCTCCTTGGAGTGATCTTGAAGGG GCTTACGATATTTGCCCCATAGTGATCTCGGGATCCTTGACCAACCAAAATTATTGGTGCTTCTGGAAGCACCGAAGCAGTACTTGA